In Gossypium arboreum isolate Shixiya-1 chromosome 6, ASM2569848v2, whole genome shotgun sequence, the following are encoded in one genomic region:
- the LOC108484422 gene encoding uncharacterized protein LOC108484422 isoform X1: MQATTCSHFVPTAINVAIKELFSVATPGQVDWKYLDRDKQSIKSAILMNLESGMVASEDISKQVSTYGERYGCLQGSYLSFIARAMTLLPSMSQSTIQLALSSSENQNCFPVLNSTSIFSSSLKIGSLGAFIVNKKLLIPLPRQGTYYSDIASED, encoded by the exons ATGCAAGCTACCACT TGTTCTCATTTTGTACCAACTGCCATTAATGTTGCTATCAAGGAGCTTTTTTCTGTTGCAACACCTGGACAAG TTGACTGGAAATATCTAGATCGTGATAAACAATCAATCAAGTCTGCCATCTTGATGAATTTAGAATCCGGA ATGGTTGCTTCAGAAGACATCTCTAAGCAAGTCTCGACATATGGTGAGAGGTATGGCTGTTTACAAGGTTCTTATCTTTCCTTTATTGCAAGGGCTATGACACTGCTA CCATCGATGTCCCAATCTACTATTCAGTTAGCTCTAAGTTCAAGTGAAAATCAAAATTGCTTTCCTGTGTTAAACTCGACAAGCATTTTTTCCTCAAGTTTGAAAATAGGGAGTTTAGGTGCTTTCATTGTTAACAAAAAATTGCTTATCCCCTTACCCAGGCAAGGAACATATTATAGTGACATTGCTTCTGAAGACTGA
- the LOC108484422 gene encoding mitochondrial-processing peptidase subunit alpha-like isoform X2, whose translation MQATTCSHFVPTAINVAIKELFSVATPGQVDWKYLDRDKQSIKSAILMNLESGMVASEDISKQVSTYGESHRCPNLLFS comes from the exons ATGCAAGCTACCACT TGTTCTCATTTTGTACCAACTGCCATTAATGTTGCTATCAAGGAGCTTTTTTCTGTTGCAACACCTGGACAAG TTGACTGGAAATATCTAGATCGTGATAAACAATCAATCAAGTCTGCCATCTTGATGAATTTAGAATCCGGA ATGGTTGCTTCAGAAGACATCTCTAAGCAAGTCTCGACATATGGTGAGAG CCATCGATGTCCCAATCTACTATTCAGTTAG
- the LOC108484497 gene encoding NAC domain-containing protein 75 isoform X1 has translation MNKSNLGSVSSSDLIDAKLEEHQLCGSKHCPGCGHKLEGKPDWLGLPAGVKFDPTDQELIEHLEAKVEAKDMKSHPLIDEFIPTIEGEDGICYTHPEKLPGVTTDGLSRHFFHRPSKAYTTGTRKRRKIQTECDLQGGETRWHKTGKTRPVMVNGKQKGCKKILVLYTNFGKNRKPEKTNWVMHQYHLGQHEEEKEGELVVSKIFYQTQPRQCNWSDRTATAVEVSNANDPNSRRDSGSGSCSSKEVIPLRDEVTGAGVAAALSSYAAGAMDIQQLKSDHFSFTPFRKNFDEVGVGEASAAREAPVQGTCEEIPEHPRPHHMAHDHHQQQQQHQQQQQQQQQHHQHHAHHQIATTAFHISRPSHPISTIITPPPLHHTSIILDEDSFHVSRIMLQNESFQQQQQQLHQQQQQQQQQQQHYKLGGRSASGLEELIMGCTSSDIKEESSITNPQEAEWLKYSSFWPDPDNQDHHG, from the exons ATGAATAAGAGTAATTTGGGTTCTGTCAGCAGCTCTGATCTCATCGATGCAAAGCTTGAAGAGCATCAGCTGTGCGGATCCAAGCACTGCCCTGGCTGCGGTCACAAGCTTGAAGGAAAGCCG GACTGGTTAGGTTTGCCAGCTGGAGTGAAATTTGATCCCACAGATCAAGAACTGATAGAACACCTTGAAGCTAAAGTTGAAGCCAAAGACATGAAGTCTCACCCTTTGATTGATGAGTTTATCCCTACTATTGAAGGTGAAGATGGGATTTGTTATACCCATCCTGAGAAACTCCCAG GAGTGACCACAGATGGGTTGAGCAGGCATTTCTTCCACAGACCATCAAAGGCCTACACTACCGGGacaagaaaaagaaggaaaatacaAACCGAATGTGACTTACAAGGCGGAGAAACCAGGTGGCATAAAACCGGCAAGACAAGGCCGGTGATGGTGAATGGTAAACAAAAAGGGTGCAAGAAAATCCTTGTTCTTTACACCAATTTCGGCAAGAACCGAAAACCCGAAAAGACCAATTGGGTGATGCACCAATACCATCTGGGTCAACACGAGGAAGAGAAAGAAGGGGAGCTTGTGGTGTCGAAGATATTTTATCAGACTCAACCGAGGCAGTGCAACTGGTCGGATCGAACTGCAACGGCGGTTGAAGTAAGCAATGCCAATGATCCTAATAGCCGAAGAGACAGTGGCAGTGGGAGTTGTTCTTCAAAGGAAGTAATCCCTCTCAGAGATGAAGTTACCGGAGCTGGGGTTGCCGCTGCTTTATCGAGTTATGCCGCCGGTGCCATGGATATCCAACAGTTAAAATCTGATCATTTCAGTTTCACCCCATTCAGGAAAAACTTCGATGAG GTGGGGGTCGGAGAAGCTTCGGCAGCGAGGGAAGCTCCAGTTCAAGGTACTTGCGAAGAGATACCCGAGCATCCACGGCCACATCATATGGCACATGATCATCATCAGCAACAGCAGCAGCACCAGCAGCAGCAACAACAGCAACAGCAACATCATCAGCATCACGCACATCATCAGATAGCTACGACGGCCTTCCACATAAGCAGGCCTTCACATCCCATCTCCACCATTATAACCCCACCTCCCCTCCATCACACTTCTATCATTCTCGACGAGGACTCCTTTCATGTCTCCAGAATAATGCTTCAAAATGAAAGTTTCCAG cagcagcagcagcagctgcATCAACAACAGCAGCAACAACAACAGCAGCAGCAACATTATAAACTGGGAGGAAGGTCTGCATCAGGTTTGGAGGAACTAATAATGGGTTGCACTTCATCTGATATCAAAGAA GAATCATCCATTACAAACCCACAAGAAGCTGAATGGTTGAAGTACTCCTCATTCTGGCCTGACCCTGACAACCAGGATCATCATGGGTAG
- the LOC108484497 gene encoding NAC domain-containing protein 75 isoform X2, which translates to MNKSNLGSVSSSDLIDAKLEEHQLCGSKHCPGCGHKLEGKPDWLGLPAGVKFDPTDQELIEHLEAKVEAKDMKSHPLIDEFIPTIEGEDGICYTHPEKLPGVTTDGLSRHFFHRPSKAYTTGTRKRRKIQTECDLQGGETRWHKTGKTRPVMVNGKQKGCKKILVLYTNFGKNRKPEKTNWVMHQYHLGQHEEEKEGELVVSKIFYQTQPRQCNWSDRTATAVEVSNANDPNSRRDSGSGSCSSKEVIPLRDEVTGAGVAAALSSYAAGAMDIQQLKSDHFSFTPFRKNFDEVGVGEASAAREAPVQGTCEEIPEHPRPHHMAHDHHQQQQQHQQQQQQQQQHHQHHAHHQIATTAFHISRPSHPISTIITPPPLHHTSIILDEDSFHVSRIMLQNESFQQEQNDTVFYTCMPHLHIKYGTY; encoded by the exons ATGAATAAGAGTAATTTGGGTTCTGTCAGCAGCTCTGATCTCATCGATGCAAAGCTTGAAGAGCATCAGCTGTGCGGATCCAAGCACTGCCCTGGCTGCGGTCACAAGCTTGAAGGAAAGCCG GACTGGTTAGGTTTGCCAGCTGGAGTGAAATTTGATCCCACAGATCAAGAACTGATAGAACACCTTGAAGCTAAAGTTGAAGCCAAAGACATGAAGTCTCACCCTTTGATTGATGAGTTTATCCCTACTATTGAAGGTGAAGATGGGATTTGTTATACCCATCCTGAGAAACTCCCAG GAGTGACCACAGATGGGTTGAGCAGGCATTTCTTCCACAGACCATCAAAGGCCTACACTACCGGGacaagaaaaagaaggaaaatacaAACCGAATGTGACTTACAAGGCGGAGAAACCAGGTGGCATAAAACCGGCAAGACAAGGCCGGTGATGGTGAATGGTAAACAAAAAGGGTGCAAGAAAATCCTTGTTCTTTACACCAATTTCGGCAAGAACCGAAAACCCGAAAAGACCAATTGGGTGATGCACCAATACCATCTGGGTCAACACGAGGAAGAGAAAGAAGGGGAGCTTGTGGTGTCGAAGATATTTTATCAGACTCAACCGAGGCAGTGCAACTGGTCGGATCGAACTGCAACGGCGGTTGAAGTAAGCAATGCCAATGATCCTAATAGCCGAAGAGACAGTGGCAGTGGGAGTTGTTCTTCAAAGGAAGTAATCCCTCTCAGAGATGAAGTTACCGGAGCTGGGGTTGCCGCTGCTTTATCGAGTTATGCCGCCGGTGCCATGGATATCCAACAGTTAAAATCTGATCATTTCAGTTTCACCCCATTCAGGAAAAACTTCGATGAG GTGGGGGTCGGAGAAGCTTCGGCAGCGAGGGAAGCTCCAGTTCAAGGTACTTGCGAAGAGATACCCGAGCATCCACGGCCACATCATATGGCACATGATCATCATCAGCAACAGCAGCAGCACCAGCAGCAGCAACAACAGCAACAGCAACATCATCAGCATCACGCACATCATCAGATAGCTACGACGGCCTTCCACATAAGCAGGCCTTCACATCCCATCTCCACCATTATAACCCCACCTCCCCTCCATCACACTTCTATCATTCTCGACGAGGACTCCTTTCATGTCTCCAGAATAATGCTTCAAAATGAAAGTTTCCAG CAGGAACAAAATGACACAGTGTTTTACACATGCATGCCACATTTACATATTAAGTACGGTACTTATTAA